One Coleofasciculus sp. FACHB-T130 genomic region harbors:
- a CDS encoding class I SAM-dependent methyltransferase → MGNSNSKDTPLHTMNPLSRFSNRAEDYAKYRPNYPDAAIDIILKGLGNLSQLVAADIGAGTGISSRLLAQRGVNASAIEPNIAMREAASPHSLVEFRDGTAEATNLPDASVDLVTCFQSFHWFNPKPTLLEFRRILRPSGRLAVVWNDRDQKDEFTANYSRLVEIASNHHPAEKRMVSATPLLTSPHFPDVRCHTFEYRQQLDLERLIGRVNSVSYIPKEGSAYQQLVVDLQELYASACNERGDVYLVYRTNVYLANNG, encoded by the coding sequence ATGGGGAATAGTAACTCAAAAGACACACCGTTACACACAATGAATCCACTAAGCCGATTTTCCAATCGAGCAGAGGATTACGCCAAGTACCGACCGAACTATCCAGATGCCGCTATTGATATTATCCTGAAGGGATTGGGAAATCTATCGCAACTGGTCGCCGCAGATATCGGTGCAGGAACGGGAATTTCCTCGCGTTTGTTAGCTCAACGTGGAGTGAATGCGAGCGCTATCGAGCCAAACATCGCAATGAGAGAAGCTGCATCGCCGCATTCGTTGGTAGAGTTTCGTGACGGAACAGCAGAAGCGACGAATTTACCCGACGCATCCGTTGATTTAGTGACTTGCTTCCAATCTTTCCATTGGTTTAATCCCAAACCAACATTGCTAGAATTTCGTCGCATTCTCAGGCCAAGCGGACGACTAGCGGTAGTATGGAACGACCGCGATCAAAAGGATGAATTCACAGCAAATTACAGCCGCTTAGTTGAGATTGCATCAAACCATCATCCAGCAGAAAAGCGGATGGTTTCAGCTACTCCACTGCTAACCAGTCCGCATTTTCCTGATGTCCGCTGCCATACCTTTGAGTACCGGCAACAGTTAGATTTAGAGAGGCTAATTGGCAGGGTAAATAGTGTATCGTACATCCCCAAAGAAGGATCGGCATACCAGCAACTTGTGGTAGATTTGCAAGAACTGTATGCAAGCGCTTGTAATGAGCGTGGCGATGTCTATTTGGTCTACCGCACGAATGTTTACCTTGCAAATAATGGGTAA
- a CDS encoding alkaline phosphatase PhoX translates to MSLSRRQFFTLAGASAAGAVLMSPLEALYTKAARGQLVSGGGYGPLIPDPNGLLDLPRGFQYRAISRTGDMMNDGNPVPGGHDGMGAFPGPNNTTILIRNHELSPNSATQVVGLKYDNLCKGGTTTLIVGANRQIQSHFASLAGTYRNCAGGTTPWGSWISSEENTSTPATNDPVNITGNVNQRHGYNFEVPANAKTTVTPVPLKAMGRFNHEAVAIDPKTGIVYETEDRGNGLFYRFIPNQPGKLVEGGVLEALKIKGMPQAITKTNFPVRQPMQVEWVRIDNPDPDTDTVRVEGFSKGAAQFTRGEGIWYGNGEFYFCCTDGGTAGLGQVWRYVPGKTAQEGGTLELFVEPNDVNVLDSPDNIVVAPFGDLIICEDGDDEQFVVGVTQKGELYQFARNAINDNEFAGACFSPDSQTMFVNIQTPGITFAIWGPWAKGK, encoded by the coding sequence ATGTCTTTATCACGGCGGCAATTCTTCACCCTGGCAGGCGCGAGTGCTGCGGGTGCTGTATTAATGTCCCCTCTAGAAGCGCTCTATACCAAAGCAGCCAGGGGTCAATTAGTGAGTGGGGGAGGTTATGGCCCGCTGATTCCAGATCCCAATGGTTTATTGGATTTACCGCGCGGATTTCAATATCGCGCTATCTCTCGGACTGGAGACATGATGAACGATGGTAATCCAGTACCGGGTGGTCACGATGGAATGGGTGCTTTTCCCGGCCCTAATAACACAACTATCTTAATTCGCAATCACGAATTAAGCCCAAATTCTGCCACGCAAGTTGTCGGACTCAAATACGATAATCTCTGTAAAGGTGGGACAACAACTCTAATTGTAGGGGCGAATCGCCAAATACAAAGTCATTTTGCTTCCCTAGCAGGAACATACCGTAACTGTGCAGGTGGCACGACTCCTTGGGGTTCGTGGATTAGCTCTGAAGAAAATACCTCAACTCCCGCTACAAACGATCCAGTTAATATTACGGGAAATGTCAACCAACGTCACGGTTATAACTTTGAAGTTCCGGCGAATGCAAAAACAACTGTGACTCCCGTGCCTTTGAAAGCAATGGGGCGTTTTAACCACGAAGCGGTTGCAATCGATCCAAAAACTGGAATTGTTTATGAAACTGAAGATAGAGGCAATGGTCTCTTCTATCGCTTCATTCCAAATCAACCGGGCAAACTTGTAGAAGGCGGTGTTTTGGAAGCTCTGAAAATTAAAGGAATGCCCCAAGCAATTACTAAAACTAACTTCCCGGTGCGTCAACCAATGCAAGTTGAATGGGTTCGCATCGACAATCCCGACCCGGATACAGATACTGTCCGCGTCGAAGGCTTTAGTAAGGGTGCAGCCCAATTTACACGTGGGGAAGGCATCTGGTACGGCAACGGTGAATTTTACTTTTGTTGCACAGATGGTGGCACTGCCGGACTCGGTCAAGTTTGGCGCTACGTTCCTGGGAAAACAGCACAAGAAGGCGGCACTCTTGAACTTTTTGTTGAACCAAATGATGTAAATGTATTAGATAGTCCTGATAACATTGTTGTGGCTCCTTTTGGCGATTTGATCATCTGTGAAGATGGTGACGACGAGCAATTTGTAGTCGGCGTCACTCAAAAGGGCGAACTCTACCAATTTGCTCGGAATGCTATCAATGATAATGAGTTCGCTGGTGCCTGTTTTTCGCCTGATAGTCAGACCATGTTCGTGAATATCCAAACTCCTGGCATTACCTTTGCTATTTGGGGACCTTGGGCGAAAGGAAAATAA
- a CDS encoding NAD(P)-binding domain-containing protein produces MKVGFLGTGLMGQPMAKRLLDAKIPVVAYNRTQSKLAPLQDAGAKIADTPQEAIRESECVILMLTNATAIDEVLLSEASRPELKGRTVIQMGTISSTESKAIASQIVAAGAEYIEAPVLGSISEAEAGKLIVMVGASDEQFQQWSDFLKHFSSEPLHIGSVGAAAAVKLALNQLIASLTSAFALSLGFVQRQGADVELFMQILRQSALFAPTFDKKLQRMLDRNYENPNFPTKHLLKDTNLFLNEAKLNGLNVSSLEGIRQILEMAQDMGLADEDYSALFSAINPEDE; encoded by the coding sequence GTGAAAGTAGGATTTTTAGGAACTGGGTTGATGGGACAGCCGATGGCTAAAAGGTTGTTAGACGCTAAAATTCCAGTAGTTGCATACAATCGTACTCAGTCAAAATTAGCACCTTTGCAGGACGCTGGCGCTAAAATTGCTGATACCCCACAAGAGGCAATTCGTGAGTCTGAGTGCGTAATTTTGATGCTGACAAACGCTACAGCAATTGATGAAGTTCTGTTGTCGGAGGCTTCCCGACCAGAGTTAAAAGGGCGTACAGTCATTCAAATGGGAACGATCTCATCTACAGAAAGTAAAGCGATCGCTTCCCAAATTGTTGCAGCGGGTGCAGAGTATATTGAAGCACCCGTGTTGGGCAGTATTTCGGAAGCAGAAGCCGGTAAATTAATTGTCATGGTAGGTGCTTCCGATGAGCAATTTCAACAGTGGTCGGATTTTCTAAAACATTTTAGCTCTGAACCTCTACATATTGGCTCAGTCGGTGCTGCCGCTGCTGTCAAATTAGCATTAAATCAATTAATCGCTTCCCTTACCAGTGCTTTTGCCCTTAGTTTAGGTTTTGTTCAACGTCAAGGTGCCGACGTTGAGCTGTTTATGCAAATCTTACGGCAAAGCGCCCTTTTTGCTCCCACTTTTGATAAGAAATTGCAGCGGATGTTAGATAGGAATTATGAAAATCCCAATTTCCCAACTAAACATCTGCTCAAAGATACTAACTTATTTCTCAATGAAGCTAAGTTAAATGGCTTGAATGTCAGCAGTTTGGAAGGTATTCGCCAAATTTTAGAAATGGCACAGGACATGGGTTTAGCGGATGAGGATTATTCGGCGCTATTTTCTGCAATTAATCCTGAAGATGAATGA